Proteins from a single region of Ornithodoros turicata isolate Travis unplaced genomic scaffold, ASM3712646v1 ctg00001050.1, whole genome shotgun sequence:
- the LOC135376183 gene encoding peroxisomal membrane protein PEX13-like isoform X2, translating to MYGSGFGSIYGGNYGSCGGYGSYGGYGGYGSFYPGRWGSSSEGPLARLAEHGSRPAFQSVEALVQAFGSVAMMLESSYHALVTSFRAVVGVADQASRLKDSLGRIISALALVRALRWMVRRTLAMLGLVEQAKFQDLSGMPSNNSPSAWPVMVFLGFVVCAPWLLWKMVSSATSAAGRWASGQDEHYAAVATFDFVAASTAELSLHAGQEIRLAPRELQPAVKGWLLASIDGETTGLVPANYVRVLGPRKGELPQS from the exons ATGTATGGGAGTGGCTTCGGCAGCATATATGGAGGCAACTACGGCAGCTGTGGAGGCTATGGTTCATACGGAGGATACGGCGGctacggatctttctaccc TGGACGGTGGGGTTCATCATCCGAGGGACCTTTGGCTCGTCTGGCGGAACATGGCTCCCGTCCAGCATTCCAATCCGTGGAGGCCCTGGTGCAGGCCTTTGGCTCGGTGGCCATGATGCTAGAGTCCAGCTACCATGCCCTAGTAACATCCTTCAGGGCAGTGGTCGGCGTGGCCGACCAGGCATCTCGGCTCAAGGATTCTTTGGGCAGGATAATTTCAGCCCTGGCTTTAGTACGAGCGCTGCGGTGGATGGTGCGACGTACTCTTGCCATGCTAG gaCTCGTGGAGCAGGCAAAGTTTCAAGACCTGTCTGGCATGCCCTCAAATAACAGCCCGTCCGCATGGCCAGTGATGGTGTTTTTGGGCTTTGTGGTTTGTGCTCCTTGGCTTCTGTGGAAGATGGTATCCTCCGCTACTTCTGCTGCAG GACGATGGGCAAGTGGTCAGGATGAGCACTACGCAGCCGTGGCCACGTTTGATTTTGTGGCTGCAAGCACAGCTGAATTAAGCCTCCACGCGGGACAGGAAATCCGACTGGCACCACGAG AGCTGCAACCTGCAGTAAAGGGGTGGCTGTTGGCCAGCATTGATGGAGAAACAACTGGACTGGTGCCTGCAAATTATGTGCGTGTATTGGGACCACGAAAGGGAGAACTCCCACAGTCATAG
- the LOC135376183 gene encoding peroxisomal membrane protein PEX13-like isoform X1: MASPQKPWEQQNWDKSFFAAMRPCGDTGNLNSSQNLCGDSITGGPVSAPPVPPRPDTYASNIPFGGSGYGMYGSGFGSIYGGNYGSCGGYGSYGGYGGYGSFYPGRWGSSSEGPLARLAEHGSRPAFQSVEALVQAFGSVAMMLESSYHALVTSFRAVVGVADQASRLKDSLGRIISALALVRALRWMVRRTLAMLGLVEQAKFQDLSGMPSNNSPSAWPVMVFLGFVVCAPWLLWKMVSSATSAAGRWASGQDEHYAAVATFDFVAASTAELSLHAGQEIRLAPRELQPAVKGWLLASIDGETTGLVPANYVRVLGPRKGELPQS; encoded by the exons ATGGCGTCGCCTCAAAAGCCTTGGGAACAACAAAACTGGGATAAGTCATTTTTTGCCGCCATGCGGCCGTGCGGGGACACTGGTAACCTCAACAGTTCTCAGAATTT GTGTGGTGACAGCATTACGGGAGGTCCCGTATCAGCCCCACCTGTACCCCCACGACCAGACACATATGCTTCAAACATCCCCTTTGGAGGCAGTGGCTATGGCATGTATGGGAGTGGCTTCGGCAGCATATATGGAGGCAACTACGGCAGCTGTGGAGGCTATGGTTCATACGGAGGATACGGCGGctacggatctttctaccc TGGACGGTGGGGTTCATCATCCGAGGGACCTTTGGCTCGTCTGGCGGAACATGGCTCCCGTCCAGCATTCCAATCCGTGGAGGCCCTGGTGCAGGCCTTTGGCTCGGTGGCCATGATGCTAGAGTCCAGCTACCATGCCCTAGTAACATCCTTCAGGGCAGTGGTCGGCGTGGCCGACCAGGCATCTCGGCTCAAGGATTCTTTGGGCAGGATAATTTCAGCCCTGGCTTTAGTACGAGCGCTGCGGTGGATGGTGCGACGTACTCTTGCCATGCTAG gaCTCGTGGAGCAGGCAAAGTTTCAAGACCTGTCTGGCATGCCCTCAAATAACAGCCCGTCCGCATGGCCAGTGATGGTGTTTTTGGGCTTTGTGGTTTGTGCTCCTTGGCTTCTGTGGAAGATGGTATCCTCCGCTACTTCTGCTGCAG GACGATGGGCAAGTGGTCAGGATGAGCACTACGCAGCCGTGGCCACGTTTGATTTTGTGGCTGCAAGCACAGCTGAATTAAGCCTCCACGCGGGACAGGAAATCCGACTGGCACCACGAG AGCTGCAACCTGCAGTAAAGGGGTGGCTGTTGGCCAGCATTGATGGAGAAACAACTGGACTGGTGCCTGCAAATTATGTGCGTGTATTGGGACCACGAAAGGGAGAACTCCCACAGTCATAG